From one Anaerotruncus rubiinfantis genomic stretch:
- a CDS encoding N-acetylmuramoyl-L-alanine amidase, translated as MNHSKRHVIWRTLAVSLATVLLTVTVLAASELFFGEIPRKTYPDGIPAPQGELRALTVRTQDNADFPSAPGLPAKILQDELDELATFAKTYGYNAIFFEASPQGDAFYRSSILPSSAFWTGEQGKFTFFDPLKYLVNICKEKNIQIYAVVNPFHLAAEVSTDSPAAKNPSWVSAGRLNPAETGVQKLVGKITEELTANYDVAGVLLSGVDSEAYDAQDYAKDLANAVGYAHDAVKHKDSQRLGLVVNSGAVLPENGMRDLSALPLQNGDLDFVVPVVPASTVNDAAAYAAELSAWDLRCADSGSAAYYPLHAVDDGTAFLHVIDNGLFLERQHNADGVVVSNYGALNTEARVAAYSVAATFAQEPSAMMPDLSYPQTFAVTRPAQRLTTSYDKYFITGTSDPSQPLLYNGQEVSRSPQTGLWGLLVNVPYGTNTYSFSQGGATKTVTIVRPQPSGAVATIDSIQKSDLYPSAAEVVLDGDVLKLSCVAPAGGTVTASVGGLTQTLEPLSAASQNGIAMTYQATLDLSSVAVAGQVKKLGPITYNLNYAGMNSSQQSAGEVFVTGEGIVPVAKMKNFSPISQNGKDDGDYSTLLKKDCVVEIAENPRGGYYKLVTGDYVPKSSVDIPEGAVTAQNNVTAISLSRVPKGEKIILTGTARPYFKGELVDGKLTVTLQNITGFEKLNAKGLESQLCESIDSEIGEDQSLTLTFTLAQGVDLLGWDVQFENDDTIIYLRKKPALLKDTATPLAGVTILLDPGHGGTDPGALGIPGETGPMEKTLNLANSYALQSRFAALGAEVHVAQADETMTLNDRIQLAETLDADVFISSHHNSLGENVDSNDVSGIEVYYYNSQSEPFAQAIGENLSQDTGRKLRWAQWSWYRVTMMTARPAVLIESGYICNPSEYEEIANEQAMYRYANAVADAVLAYFGD; from the coding sequence ATGAATCATTCAAAAAGACACGTCATCTGGCGCACGCTGGCCGTTTCGCTGGCGACCGTCCTTTTGACCGTTACAGTGCTCGCCGCCAGCGAGCTCTTTTTCGGGGAGATTCCCCGCAAGACCTATCCCGACGGCATCCCTGCCCCGCAGGGGGAGCTGCGCGCGCTGACCGTGCGCACGCAGGACAACGCCGATTTCCCCAGCGCTCCCGGCCTTCCGGCAAAGATCCTGCAGGACGAACTCGACGAGCTCGCCACTTTTGCCAAAACCTACGGCTACAACGCCATTTTTTTTGAAGCTTCGCCGCAGGGCGACGCCTTCTACCGCTCCTCCATCCTGCCGTCGAGCGCTTTCTGGACCGGCGAACAGGGAAAATTCACCTTCTTCGACCCGCTCAAATACCTGGTCAACATCTGCAAGGAAAAGAATATTCAGATCTACGCGGTCGTCAATCCATTTCACCTTGCGGCCGAAGTTTCCACCGATTCCCCCGCCGCAAAGAACCCATCCTGGGTCTCGGCGGGCAGGCTCAATCCCGCAGAAACCGGCGTGCAGAAACTGGTCGGCAAAATCACCGAAGAGCTGACCGCCAACTATGACGTCGCGGGCGTGCTGCTCAGCGGAGTGGATTCCGAGGCGTACGACGCGCAGGACTATGCGAAAGACCTTGCCAATGCTGTGGGGTACGCCCATGACGCGGTAAAGCACAAGGACAGCCAGCGGCTTGGGCTGGTGGTGAACAGCGGCGCGGTCCTGCCGGAAAACGGGATGCGCGATCTTTCCGCCCTGCCGCTGCAAAACGGCGATCTCGATTTTGTGGTGCCGGTTGTCCCGGCCTCCACCGTGAACGACGCGGCGGCCTATGCGGCCGAACTTTCCGCCTGGGATCTGCGCTGTGCGGACAGCGGTTCTGCCGCCTACTACCCGCTGCATGCGGTGGACGACGGCACCGCCTTCCTGCATGTGATCGACAACGGACTTTTTCTCGAACGCCAGCATAACGCCGACGGCGTGGTGGTCAGCAACTATGGCGCGCTGAACACCGAGGCGCGGGTCGCCGCCTATTCGGTTGCGGCCACCTTCGCGCAGGAACCGTCCGCAATGATGCCGGATCTCAGCTATCCCCAGACCTTTGCGGTGACCCGGCCGGCCCAACGGCTCACCACCTCCTATGACAAGTATTTTATCACCGGCACCTCCGATCCCTCTCAGCCGCTTCTCTATAACGGGCAGGAGGTTTCCCGCAGTCCCCAAACAGGGCTTTGGGGACTGCTTGTGAACGTCCCCTATGGAACCAATACCTATTCCTTTTCGCAGGGCGGCGCCACCAAAACTGTGACGATCGTACGCCCGCAGCCATCCGGCGCCGTCGCGACGATCGATTCCATCCAGAAATCCGACCTCTACCCGTCCGCTGCCGAAGTTGTGCTTGACGGCGACGTGCTCAAGCTTTCCTGCGTCGCACCGGCGGGTGGCACTGTGACCGCCTCGGTCGGCGGGCTCACCCAAACGCTTGAACCGCTTTCCGCCGCGAGCCAGAACGGCATTGCAATGACCTACCAAGCCACGCTTGACCTTTCCTCTGTCGCGGTTGCCGGACAGGTCAAAAAACTGGGGCCCATCACCTATAACCTCAACTATGCGGGCATGAATTCCTCCCAGCAGTCGGCGGGCGAGGTCTTCGTAACCGGCGAAGGGATTGTCCCGGTCGCAAAGATGAAAAACTTCTCGCCCATCAGCCAAAACGGCAAGGACGACGGCGATTATTCCACCCTGCTGAAAAAGGACTGCGTCGTGGAGATTGCCGAAAACCCACGCGGCGGCTATTACAAGCTGGTTACAGGCGACTACGTCCCCAAATCGAGCGTCGATATCCCGGAAGGCGCCGTGACCGCGCAAAACAATGTCACCGCCATCTCGCTTTCACGCGTGCCAAAGGGCGAAAAGATCATTCTTACCGGCACGGCGCGGCCATACTTCAAAGGCGAGCTCGTGGATGGGAAGCTCACCGTGACCCTACAGAACATCACAGGTTTTGAAAAGCTCAATGCCAAGGGGCTCGAAAGCCAACTCTGCGAATCGATCGACAGTGAAATCGGTGAGGATCAGAGTCTTACGCTGACCTTCACCCTGGCCCAGGGCGTCGACCTGCTCGGTTGGGACGTTCAGTTCGAAAACGACGATACCATTATTTATCTGCGCAAAAAGCCGGCGCTCCTCAAAGACACCGCCACACCGCTCGCGGGCGTAACCATCCTGCTCGATCCGGGTCACGGCGGCACCGACCCCGGGGCGCTTGGTATTCCGGGTGAGACGGGCCCGATGGAAAAGACCCTCAACCTTGCAAATTCCTACGCCCTGCAAAGCCGCTTTGCGGCACTCGGCGCCGAGGTCCATGTGGCCCAGGCGGATGAGACAATGACCCTGAACGACCGTATCCAGCTCGCCGAGACGCTCGACGCGGACGTATTCATCTCGAGCCATCACAATTCACTCGGAGAGAACGTCGATTCCAATGACGTTTCGGGCATTGAGGTTTATTATTACAACAGCCAGTCGGAACCCTTCGCGCAGGCGATTGGAGAAAACCTTTCGCAGGACACCGGCCGCAAGCTGCGGTGGGCCCAGTGGTCCTGGTACCGGGTCACGATGATGACCGCGCGGCCCGCCGTGCTGATCGAATCGGGTTACATCTGCAACCCGTCCGAGTACGAGGAGATTGCAAATGAACAGGCCATGTACCGCTACGCGAACGCCGTCGCGGATGCGGTGCTCGCCTACTTCGGGGATTGA
- a CDS encoding nucleoside recognition domain-containing protein — protein sequence MKRYGWVWTALAAVAAAGLLWKTQEVCAGVRTGLLNCANVLIPSLFPFMILAGLISRTSAGPLLSRCVGLITRPMGLPERLGSVLLMSFVGGFPVGAQMLSEMLARREISRDTAERALCFCVNAGPSFLISAVGAGMLGSRTAGLVLLGAQLLSSLTVGFLHFHGGNIRLPPVLQTPSKDAFVESVRGAAAGMIGICAFVVAFSALAALLDAFGVFRLLTGVLASFFPALGERFFSAALTGLLEVTNGCIAAAGLHTFQGFVLCAFLVSFSSISIIFQVKSCFPTETEISFGKFYRSRLLHGGITSLLAALGYRLIPPAELAAGAMVSRPVPQATPNMLFTCACLIAMCTILILPQRGRIHN from the coding sequence ATGAAACGGTACGGATGGGTTTGGACGGCGCTCGCGGCGGTGGCGGCCGCGGGGCTTTTGTGGAAGACGCAGGAGGTCTGCGCCGGAGTGCGCACGGGCCTTTTAAACTGCGCAAACGTGCTGATCCCATCGCTCTTTCCATTTATGATTCTGGCAGGGCTCATCTCCCGCACTTCGGCCGGGCCCCTGCTTAGCCGCTGCGTCGGCCTCATCACCCGGCCGATGGGGCTTCCCGAACGACTTGGCTCGGTGCTGCTGATGAGTTTTGTGGGCGGCTTCCCGGTCGGCGCGCAGATGCTCTCCGAAATGCTCGCGCGTCGGGAGATCAGCCGCGATACCGCCGAGCGCGCGCTCTGTTTCTGTGTGAATGCTGGGCCTTCGTTTCTCATCTCCGCCGTCGGAGCGGGGATGCTCGGCAGCAGGACCGCCGGGCTGGTACTGCTCGGCGCGCAGCTTCTTTCATCGCTCACGGTAGGATTCCTGCATTTTCACGGTGGAAACATCCGGCTTCCGCCGGTTTTGCAAACGCCTTCCAAAGATGCGTTTGTCGAGAGTGTGCGCGGCGCGGCCGCCGGGATGATCGGCATCTGCGCGTTTGTGGTGGCCTTTTCCGCGCTGGCGGCGCTGCTCGACGCATTCGGCGTTTTCCGGCTGCTCACCGGAGTCCTGGCCTCCTTTTTCCCGGCGCTTGGGGAACGCTTTTTTTCAGCGGCGCTCACTGGGCTGCTTGAAGTCACAAACGGTTGCATCGCCGCGGCCGGGCTGCACACCTTCCAGGGATTTGTGCTCTGCGCGTTCCTGGTTTCCTTTTCCTCCATAAGCATCATCTTCCAGGTAAAGAGCTGTTTTCCGACCGAAACGGAAATTTCCTTCGGTAAATTTTACCGGTCGCGTCTCCTGCACGGCGGCATCACCAGCCTGCTGGCCGCGCTCGGCTACCGGCTTATCCCTCCCGCAGAGCTGGCCGCGGGCGCAATGGTCTCCCGTCCGGTACCGCAGGCCACACCGAACATGCTCTTCACCTGCGCATGCCTCATCGCGATGTGCACCATCCTCATCCTGCCGCAGCGCGGGAGAATTCATAATTAG
- a CDS encoding YabP/YqfC family sporulation protein, whose translation MFKKKRGQEQRPTFADQLTRLTGLPVDVVEGLPEIELLGNKEAVIEHCQGVLEYNDKVIRLNTGKLNLKFTGRNLQLKSMTDSSVVVEGYFTSIEFTN comes from the coding sequence ATGTTTAAAAAGAAACGCGGACAGGAGCAGCGGCCCACCTTCGCCGACCAGCTCACCCGGCTGACCGGGCTGCCGGTCGACGTGGTGGAGGGGCTTCCGGAAATCGAGCTGCTGGGGAATAAGGAAGCGGTGATCGAGCACTGCCAGGGGGTGCTTGAATATAACGATAAGGTCATCCGGCTCAATACCGGCAAGCTGAACCTCAAATTTACCGGCAGAAACCTGCAGCTCAAAAGTATGACCGACAGCAGTGTGGTGGTGGAGGGTTATTTCACTTCCATCGAATTCACAAATTAG
- a CDS encoding sporulation protein YqfD: MKLLRFLRGYVRFFARGGSIERFINLCAHHGIPTWGCRKTEEHFTGYTSANGYRRMHRLSRKAGVRLRVGERHGLPFLTFRYRRRIGITAGAVLFALAMLLSQQFIWVVQVEGNESVDTQLLQNALSEAGVRRGVLKHNVDTGFVGREMMLRVDDLSFAAVYLHGTTATLVVRERAKPPRKIDTGVPANVVASQDGQIKRMEVTDGVAVCKAGDAVRAGDLIVSGVYEDRWGLTHFMRANAKVIAHVPQSLEVQVPLLQEQVRQTGKVTRRRYLEVMGLRVPLFLYHGLEGDYKLEQTCLHPTVFGMELPFEISRETYIFYERDEQEISPELALRMAERELLKKEQAAWGDAILMRQAAASTENGILTLRGEYVVEVDIAEQVEIPVHDRKNLEDPKPIREGGY, from the coding sequence GTGAAACTGCTGCGCTTTTTGCGCGGCTATGTGCGTTTTTTTGCACGCGGCGGTTCGATAGAACGGTTTATCAACCTCTGTGCGCACCACGGCATCCCGACCTGGGGATGCCGCAAGACCGAGGAGCATTTCACCGGGTACACCTCCGCGAACGGCTACCGCCGGATGCACCGCCTCTCCCGGAAAGCGGGCGTACGCCTGCGCGTGGGCGAACGGCACGGCCTGCCGTTTCTGACCTTCCGTTACCGCAGGAGGATCGGCATCACGGCAGGCGCGGTCCTGTTCGCGCTGGCGATGCTCCTGTCCCAGCAGTTCATCTGGGTGGTGCAGGTAGAAGGCAACGAATCTGTGGATACACAGCTTTTGCAGAATGCGCTTTCGGAGGCGGGTGTTCGCCGCGGAGTGCTCAAGCACAATGTGGATACCGGATTTGTGGGGCGGGAGATGATGCTCCGGGTGGATGATCTGTCGTTTGCAGCCGTCTATCTGCATGGCACGACCGCGACGCTGGTGGTGCGCGAACGGGCGAAGCCCCCGCGGAAGATCGACACCGGCGTGCCGGCGAACGTCGTGGCGTCGCAGGACGGGCAGATCAAGCGGATGGAGGTGACCGACGGGGTCGCGGTCTGCAAGGCCGGGGACGCGGTGCGCGCGGGCGACCTGATTGTGAGTGGCGTATACGAGGACCGCTGGGGCCTCACGCACTTTATGCGCGCGAACGCGAAGGTGATTGCGCATGTGCCGCAGTCGCTCGAGGTGCAGGTGCCGCTTTTGCAGGAACAGGTGCGGCAGACCGGAAAAGTGACCCGCCGCCGGTATCTGGAGGTGATGGGCCTTCGGGTTCCGCTCTTTCTTTATCATGGGCTGGAGGGGGACTATAAGCTCGAGCAGACCTGTCTGCATCCGACGGTGTTTGGGATGGAGCTGCCGTTCGAGATATCTCGGGAGACTTATATTTTCTACGAACGCGACGAACAGGAGATCAGCCCCGAGCTTGCGCTGCGGATGGCCGAGCGGGAGCTGCTCAAAAAAGAACAGGCCGCTTGGGGGGATGCAATCCTCATGCGGCAGGCTGCGGCCTCTACCGAAAACGGCATACTGACCCTGCGGGGGGAGTACGTCGTGGAGGTGGATATTGCTGAACAGGTGGAGATTCCGGTTCACGACCGAAAGAACCTGGAGGACCCGAAACCGATCCGAGAAGGCGGATATTAG